Genomic segment of Prionailurus viverrinus isolate Anna chromosome B4, UM_Priviv_1.0, whole genome shotgun sequence:
CTGGGACCCGGCCTCAAGGGAgatctttgttctctctctctctctctctctctctctctctctctcttttaaatttaaatccaagttagttaacatatagtgtaatgatgatttcaggagtagaatttagtgattcatcacttacatctaaaccgagtgctctttttttttttttttttttaaagcaaatccatTCTAAATACTTCAGGTCCTGTCTGAACCACTGTGCTCcgtgcaataataataataataataataataataataaactattattattttagtcaGAGTACTATAGACTTTGGAACCCACTTCAACTTTGTAAAACTCTTAGTTGCTTGaataataaaacacttaataTGGTTCTGGACGCCTGATATACACTAAAAACACTTATTACTGTTAATTGTTTTACTGTTCATGCTTTTAAGAGGGGGCAGTTAAAGTAGTAGCCTATATCTGTCTTTTTCATCTCCCTACTTTTCTTTGACtcacttgtttttcctttcagcacttaaaaaaaaaaaacccttggtttcgttttctaattttttgcctATGTCGTATGGTATGCTGTGCATTTGTGTGCTGAGATAAGACCCCTATGTGGAAAGTTGATATTAGAGGCATTTGGGTTTGTTTTACTTTCCCGTAATTATTACAGGCTAATAGATGCTTAGAGGTGGAAggttctggggcccctgggtggctcagttggttgagcatctgactgcagcccaggtcatgatctcgtggtccgtgagttcaaaccccacgttgggctctgtgctgacagctcagagcctggagcctgcttgggattctgtgtctccctctctctctctgcccctcccccacttacgctgtgtctctctctgtctctcaaaagaaggaaaaatgttaaaaaaataattaaaataaaaagcagtgggAGGTCCCACAGGAGTTATCTAGGCCTTCGCACACTACACTGGAAAACCACTGTGCCATCACTGACTAGAGAGTTTATACACCTCTGCTGGAACAGGTTACCAGTTCTTCGAGGCTCCTTGTGGCTACCTGTATATTGTAGTCACAGCTTTAATTGTTGGGAAATCCTTTCTCATACTGTAACTTCTACTCTTTGGTCCTTGTTCTGCTCTCTGAACAAATATTATCTGCATCTATTCCCACACGGCAGCCCTTCAGATACTTGAGGCCATTGTGGTCCGAGTTAAGATTTTTATTCTCCCTTCCACCTCCACACCCACAactcctttcttgcttcttacTGAGCATAGTCCTGTACTGATCTAGTTGCCTTTCCCCCGGGGAAGAGCTGAAGTTGGCAGGTCCTGTTTAGAGTGTGGTACTTAGAATGGGACACTGTTACCCTGCGGTCTGATCAGGAAAGACGCCAACGAGCCACTTACTTCCTTCCTCTCATCTGGATGCTGTGCCGCAGTTCATTTCTATGGAGAGGCCCCCAATTCCCTCATTCTTTTGGTATATGCTTTAATACAATGTTTTCGATCATGTAACTAAACATGGGCTTTACAAGCATGTTTGATATCATTTGAGATGTTTAGTAGTATCCATCTTGGTATTTGTGTCACAGTTTTATTATTAAGgacttatttttatgttaatttaagCTTGTCTTTTCATATCCATCTTTTACCAGTTTTAAGATAGTATTACTTCATTAAGATTTgtggcttactttttttttttttttaatgttttttacttatttttgagagacagcaagacaatgtgagcaggggagggacagagagaggaagacacggaatccgaagcaggctccgggctccgagctgtcagcacagagcccgatgcggggctcgaacccaccaaccatgagatcatgacctgagccaaagtcagatgcttaaccgactgagccacccaggcggcccatgACTTACTCTTTCATAATATCCTATACTGCTTTTTGGAGAATTTAATTGGTGCTCTTTTTTCCTGATTAGCATACCTAATTGAATCAAATATCTTTCTAGATCCCTACGTCAAACTTCTACTTGATGCCATGAAGCACTCAGGTTGGTAAGTAAATCTATTTAAAGTGGTCGTCTGTCTTCCGgctgctaaaaacaaacaaacaaaaaacaccccaaTCTGCAACTTCTGACAGTTTTTCACTTCTGGCCACAAAGCCTTTTCCATATGGTAGGTGTTGGTGATTCTGCATTCTTTCCAGACAGGTCTGGCTCTCTTCAGACATCTTCCGCCCTAACTCTAAATCTCTGGCTCTACCGTTCACCTCCGGTATTTAGTAAAGACCACACTTAAAGTCTTGTAAGTAATTACCAAACCTGGCTTTCCCGCTCTACCAGCCTCAGCATCGTCCTTCATGGAGAAGCAATCCCGGCTTGTTATGTAGGAGCCTTCCGGGTGTTGTTGAACCTTGAGGAAATTAGAGAAAGTGACGTCTGAGGTCCACTTCTTCACAGTCTGGCCCAGGGATAGCAACTCCAGCATACTTCCAATGTGGCCTCAATCAGTTGACCAGATGCTTGATGGAACCTCGTCATGGGAGTTGAACTAGGATAGATTTTGCAGGGatgatttccttattttacagatgagacgaCTGAGTCTTTCTTGAAGGTGTTAGTTTTGAAAGGGCTTGATGATATGGGGCTCCCGACTCCTTGCCCAGGGCTGTTTCCCTCGCACCACTTGCACACTGCTTTTGCACATTGTTTCTTTAATCCATTCTTGCCTTTTAGTGCTGTTAACAAAGAAAGACACTTTTCTTGCGAAGACTGTGATGGAAATGTCAGTGGAGGTTTTGATGCTTCAACATCTCAGGTAGGTATTTTTGCCAAGTTGTTCTCTTTCCTGATGTTTGCTAAGCACCTTCCACATGCTGCGCGTTCTGTTTGGTAGACTTTGTGTACGATTCAAAAAATGAATCTTATGGTTCTTACTCTTAAGGAGCTTATGCCTTCCTAAGGGAGATGAGCCACGAACACAGAGAATGATAAAAATTTGAGGGAGGTTATTTTACATGGGTGTAAACTATTTTACGTGGGTGTAATTACCACAATGGGACTGTGATATGAATGAAAAATACCAACAGATTCAGCTAGAGCATATAAAGCTTCTTCAGGGACAAAGAAGACAAAGACTTGCCCACGGAAGGGGTATCGTGAGCAAAGGTGGTGTATTGGGAAAGGACAAAGTATATTTAGGGAATGGCATGTTGTCTAGTGTAGCAACTGTCTCCTTTGCACAGGTTGCTCCGTCTGGCaggctcccttccccaccctcaaaTTTAACTCCTAGTCATCCCTGAGATCCTCATTTAAACACTCCTTCTGCAGAGAAGCCTTTCCCAATCCTCCAGACCAAGTCAGGCATTCTCATTGTATGCATTCATGACATCTTGGATTTTTCTTCATGACACCTGTCACTGCACGTATTTAAACATTTTGGCAACTGTTTGATTAATTTCTAGGGCAAGACTGTGTGGGGAATATGGGGAAATAGGGTTGGAAAGAAAGGTAAGCTGTATGGTGGGAGGCTTTGAATGCTTAGTTAAAGAGTTTCACCTGTACCTGGTGAGAAGTGATATACCTTTGAACATTTTTGATTAGGGGAATAAGgtttctcatttggaaaatatggcTAATGATTATATCTGTCTCATAGAACAGTTATTAGAATTAAGTGCAATACCTCATGTAAGGTGCTTAGCATAGTAAGCGCAGTAagcgttcaataaatattattagttTTAAGTAATTGGAGAGTTTTGACAGTATCTTGGAGTTGGTAGAAGAATTATATTACCCTCATGTGATGAGGGTAGATGAAAGTTTTATAAGTAACACCTCCCATCTTGAACATATCACCCTGTTTAACAATACTTACTTGTTTTCTCCTggggaattttatatatattttggttatttataGCTATTTCACAGTAatcatgagggaaaaaaaaaaaaaaacagcataggAGTGAGAGGTCTGGGTCTTGGAGTCTGGTAGAATTGAGTTCAAATCCAGTTCCCCTGCTTATTGGCTGTGGGCTTGGGCAAGCTGTTTGCCTtatgctcagtttcctcatttgtaaactgataaTAACAATCCCTAATAGCTCTCAAAGTGGGTCTTGGTAAattcatccccctcccccccccccccccccccgccccgccttggGATTAAATAGAGTGGACATTTTGAACTTGTATCTTACTTCTCAGTAGTGTTGAGCATAGTTGGgcactccttttatttttttttaaaattataatttgtattGTGAAGTGTCTCATTCACACAGAAGAGCAAGAAACCTATACGTATGCTTTTGGTCACAGTCATAAAATGAGCACCCGTGTAACTGCCACCAGATTTGAGAAATAGCACATTGCCAGGATTTCAGAAGATTGTGTGCCCCTCTTGGATCACATTTCGTCTCCCTTTCTTACTCTGACTTTTGTGATAATCATTCCCTGCTGTTCTGAATAGTTTTACCATCTCTGTGTACAAACAGCGTGTTATTTAGTTGCCTGGCTTTTAAGTTTTATACAGGGAATATTTTGAGCTCTGTGTGATACTTTGTAGTTTTATGAAATCACGCAGTAGTTAGTTTCCCGGAACAGTTCTTTTGTTGAGCGTCCTGAGATTCTTCCATGTTGTTGTACACACCTCTGGTTTGTGTAGTTTGGCTGTTGTATAGTATTCCTCTGTATGTCCATACTGCAGTTTACCGTATTTATTGTTTCCAACTTTGTTATTAAGAACAATACTGCTGTGAATATTTTTCACATCCTCTCCTGGTGCACATGTGCAAAAGTCACTCCTGTGTCTATGCCTAGGAacagaattactgggtcatataaTATGCATACACTTGGCTTTAGCAGGTAATGTCAGACACTTTCTTCCCCCTGGTTTCCAGTATATGACCCTCTTTGCTAGCTGACCTCCATCTACCAGCTGTTACACGTGGAAGTCTCTTAATCCTCGGTGTTagattcccttcttttcttcctctgtactCTGCCAAGGggatctcatttcttttcctagGCCAGAGCTCTCTTTTGAACTTTACATCTGTATATCCAGATGCCCACTTAGTACCCGCCCTTGGATGTCTTAAAGGCACCCGAGACCTCACAAATTTGTTCGAGTCCAAACTGATGATTTATACCATCCCCTATCCCCACCCAACCTGGTGTTATAGTTTTGCATATCTCAGTGAATGGTACCACCATCTATCCTGTTACCCAAGCTAGAAATGTAGAGATCATCCTTGTACCTCTGATTCCCTTCCCATATTCTATCACTAACTTTTGTCCAATTTgcctcctaaatattttattttgggggggggtgtcttaCTGTCCCTGCTCAGGTACCATTATCTCTTGCCTAGAATACCTCATTAGCCTTCAGCCAGTCTCTCGGCACCCAGTTTGGTCATCTGCTTATTTTTACAACTGGAgtcaaaggataaaaacaaacaaaagcacctccctgTCTCACTACTCCCTTTCCCACTGTTCTCAGGATACAGAGTGATTTGGCTCTAGTGGACCTCACCAGCCTTATCTCATGCCTGTCGCCTGCAGCTCTGTGCTTCAGCAATACGGGCCTGCTTCCAGCCTCTCGTTCTGTTCCTTAAGTGCTCCTCTCCTTTGCACAGGTTGCTCCGTCTGGCaggctcccttccccaccctcaaaTTTAACTCCTAGTCATCCCTGAGATCCTCATTTAAACATTCCTTCTGCAGAGAAGCCTTTCCCAATCCTCCAGACCAAGTCAGGCATTCTCATTGTATGCATTCATGACATCTTGGATTTTTCTTCATGACACCTGTCACTGCACGTATTTAAACATTTTGGCAACTGTTTGATTAATTTCTAGGGCCAttagtatatattataaattttagttACAAATTATAAGTAGTAGATCTCAATAAATATTCGTTGAAGGATGAATGTTGGATGAATGTATATATCATTCATGTTGGATGAATGGCACATATCTCAGTGTCTGGAACATAGTAAGTACacaataaatggtaactattatTACTAGGATCCCTCATGTCTTTATTATTCTTATAGGGTCCTGCTCAGTGTGCTGTTGGCTTTTTGCACTTCTTTCTGAAGGTCTTTCTGAGGATTTTTCCTGGCAATTCTAGTAGACTGAGACAGTGGTGGTCATTCATTGTTGATTCATTGCTCATTCAGAAACTTGATAAGAAGCAGTTTACAtatattctcatttaattctcacaattctCTGAGGTAGGTACTCTCATGATCTcctttttatagttgaggaaactgaggcacagagagaggttaagaaacGTGCCCAAGGTCACCGAGTTAGTAAGGAGTGGGGCTGGAGTTTGAACCTGTCTGCTGCATTCCAAAGCCCGCTCCTAATATGGTGCTGTGGAGTCCACCAGCTCACCGAGGATGGCATTTAAGTGCTGCTGTagttgagagagaagagggagaagttgGTCACTGGGAAGGCTTAATGGAACGGGTACATTAGAGCCAGACCGTGATCAGTAGGTAGGTGTAGGGCTGAGGGAGTAGGGTGGGTGAAGGCTCTGCCCAGCTGGTGAGAAGATGGGACTTACAAAAAGAGAGTGGATATTATAAATATGGCACTTCCCTTATTTTGTTGCCTCCTAGATTGTTTTATGCCAGAACAACATCGGTAGTCAGGCCCATATGAACAGAGTGGTCACCCATGAGCTCATTCATGCGTTTGATCACTGTCGTGCTCACGTCCACTGGTTCACCGATGTCAGACATTTGGCCTGCTCGGAGGTGAGTCTTATCGTAAAAGATCTTCTTCCCCCTGGAGCACTCTGAGTTGGGAtattttattgaagcataatttACTTAAACATATTCCTTTTCTTACTGTCGTGGCTCCATGCCATTCTTAGGTTTCCGTTTTTAACGACTGAACACAATTTTGAGACACGAGACATTTTAAGCATCTTTTTAGAATTGTCTGAATTATAACCTTTAAATTCTAACACTAGTGGTGACTTGATAATTCTaaactatttttccttctgtggatTCTTACTTTGTTCACCACAGTCCATTGAGGTAGATGCTACCAATCCCATTTTATATATGTCGAAAGCGAGGCATTTTTTAGATCCATGGGTTCGGaagtggcagaggcagaattACAACCCGAGTTCTTAACTGGTTTGTTGTGCTCCCTCCTCGAGGTAAAGCTCTTTGCTTGCCTGAGAGTAAAGCATTTAGTCTCAAAAATACAACGTAAGAAGTTTTTTTTAGTATTAAGCACATTGGATTGTTCTCAGAAGCGCGATATATTTATGCTCTTAGATGTATGTATTTAATACTTGCATTTCATTAATTGAAGAGTGCAATGTGCTGAGAAGTTAAAAAAACGAATATACATTTCAAGCTGATGCTTTATAACtcagattattttctctttcccttgaaaTGAATAAGCAGCCCCATTGCATCTAATTACAACTCATATTATTTGGAGAGTACACTGAAACCTGAGTTTTTAAGTAAGTCTCTCTCTTGGGTGTTATGAGAATGAATGCCTGTGAGCCAGTTCAAGTGTGTTAGGTGCCTCGAACTCCTCAGAAGAACGAGGCCATGGTATTGTAGAAGTAACAAGAAGTGGGTCATTTCTGGCTGCAGTGCTTTGGCAAAAATGTGGCCAGGTTGGCTGTAGCATCTATGTCGGTAGTTAGAAGACTGTTTCATCTATTGAAGCTgcattttaccttaaaaatatagtaaattagaaaatatgccCTAACTTCAGGTTGTCATGCTCATAGCATGACAGGTGTAGAATGTtcttgattctttgaaaaattaagaacttaAGTTTTAAGAACTTAATTTTTCATAGGACAGTTGATGCCCTGGAGGAAGGCATGAATTTACACAGGCTTAAGGGAGGTTCCAAGAGAGTTGCGGTGTTTTGGGCTAGCGGTAGGAGGTTCATATTCTCAAAGAGTCTTAGATACTGATGTATTCAATTTTAAGCTCACATTGAAATTCGCTTTGTAGATCTTTGAAAGCATGCTTTCTTGAAGTCCTTTTggtaatatatagaaatatatcttGTAGAAAGCGTGGACTTTAACTCTGACGTCCAACTTTCTGACTTTTGGTTCCAAAAGAAATTAGTTCTTTCAATAAGGTTATTGTATAAAGTTTTGAAAATTCCCTTTGCTAAATGATTGACCTCCCCCCGCCAGCCCATTTATTCTGCATTGTCTAGCATAGCTCATAGATATCTGCTCTTTAAAAGTCTATTCTCAGAAAAACATGCTAATGTTAGATTCTCTTACAATTTTTATAGAGCATGAgcacttattttccttttgttcaccTGTCTTTGTGATAGGTTCGAGCTGCTAACCTTAGTGGAGACTGCTCACTTGTGAATGAAATATTCAGGTTGCATTTTGGATTAAAACAACACCATCAGGTAAAACTAACATATGAAATCGCTTACCCTCCAGAGTGCTATGAATGGaaatgatgaataaagaaatgagaagTACATTTAGcatttgaaatttgaaagaaCTACTTATatggaaagaatacaaaatacatacTGTGTAAGGCAAACAGATGGAATTtagttctactttttattttattattattatttttttgtttaaaaatttttttaagtgtttatttttgagagagagagacagagagacagagagagacagggtgcaagagggggaggggcagagagggagggaggacacagaatctgaagtgaactccaggctctgagccatcagcacagaacccgatgcagggctcaaacccatgaattgggagatcgtgaccggagccgaagctggatgcttaaccgactgacccatccaggcacccctagttctACTTTTTAATTATGGGTGAGCTGTGTGACTAAGTGAGAGGTTTTAATAGTGAAAAGAACTACAATCTTGTTCTTGGGGTATTTTTAGAAGGGGGGAGATAAAGAATGGACGTGAAATCACAGCCTGTCTTACTTCTATCCAAGCAGTACTGGACTTAAATTTTGAAATGACCACAGTATTCTTGAGTCAAAAAGTAATACCTTTTGACAGAGACTGCCCTGCCGCACAGATTACGGCTGGTAGCGCCCCTTTCCAGGCCCGACGATGTGATAGCAGAGCTTTGAACTGGCACAGACTTGATTATGAtaagtctctctttttcccttgggTAGCAGCAGCAGAAAATGAATAGAACTAGCAATAGGATGGAAAATATATGGAGGTAGCAGGACCCTGCTACCctccctgagagagagagagagagagagagcacgtgtgtgtgtgtgcaggagtgagcaggggaggggcagatcgagagggagaagagaatcccaagtaggttctgtgctgtcagtgaagagtccaacatggggctcgatcttactgtgacatcatgacctgagccgaaatcaagagtcagacacttaaccgactgagccacccaggcgcccctgaaatcgtagttttaatagaaatatattttgagaagaatTAAACCTGACCTGTGGTCTATACATGTGTCTTCCAAAACTGTAGCTCCAGGAGATAAGTTTTTACCgtcctttttcttcctggaagGGAGAAATTTCCTCTTTCTGGCAATTGTTGTCATAGCTCCAGGtggttcttcctctctttcttcttcctttctaccTGGAGTGTATTTTTAAGATCGTTGGTTAGTGTAATTTAGGTCAAAAGCactgatttatattttcatactaGTGAGCATCTCTGGCTCAGGCAAGCTAACCAGGGTGAAATAAAATAGGGAACACACATAGAAAATGAATGATTGACAGGATGCACAGCCATAAGAACCagtatttggttatttttcatgaaaaggtTAAATGCTATTCTTTTGAGCTTTAGTTTGGGCCTAGTGGagaaataaattgatttaaaagtCTCCAAGAATTGGAATGGCAGGACCTAACATATTTAGGATACTGAGAAATTCTAGCCTATTACTGTGTAACAttagataaattattttcttaggtaCCCATTGCAAAGAacgctcaggaaaaaaaaaaaagttgtttgattttttttttttttccccctgaaaaatTAAGACGCCTTTaaattttgtgtgtgcatgtgtggtttCCTCTTGCCTCCATGGGAGAGTGCCCCTCTCGAAGGAAGAGTTATCTAGTATGGGCCATCTGAAAAGTAGAGGAGAGAGACATAGAAGTAAAGTatgttttaaatctatttaaattttattaaaaatccaaCCAGAACCTTATttatagagttttgttttgttttgatatttgcAAATTGGGACTGTTTGTTGGACTGGCTGAAACTTCAGAGAATGACGTCTGGTTATATTActggaaatgatgaaaaaaatggagGAGGTCTTACTTATACCTAAATAATTTTAGACTGAGTTTAACATATTCCATAATTTAAGCATTatgtttctactttctttttttatattttattttattttattattttagagagagagtgagagtacaagcaagggtgagggtcagagggagagagagagagagagagaatcttaatcaggctccactcttagcacggagcccaatgcaggactcgatcccacagccctgggatcatgacctgagctgaaatcaagagttggacattcaacagactgagccacccaagcactccaatGTTTCTTCTTTAGAATGacataaatttgtaaaataatatgaaaggGAATTAATTCTGATGTGGTTagacattatataaaatattattttatgattaaattttcatataaaattaaagccacatacttttctttctccttagaCTTGTGTGCGAGACAGAGCCATTCTTTCTATCCTGGCTGTTAGGAATATCAGCAAAGAAGTAGCTCAAAAGGCTGTTGATGAAGTTTTTGAGTCTTGTTTCAATGACCATGAACCTTTTGGAAGGATCCCACATAACAAGACTTATGCAAGATATGCTCATAGAGACTTTCAAAACCGTGATCGGTATTACTCAAATATATGAAGACAATGACATTTTATGTTATGGAGCTTCTGTGATCATGAAGAAAATATTGTTCTCAAGTGgacaaatatatgaaatgtaaatGATCAATGAAATACGTTTAAAACACAGAAGATGCTGATTCTAGCGTATGTTCAGAAAAAGTGGCTGTGGTAAAAGTGAAACTGCCTTAACCTCCAAGGCAAAAACTGTAACTTTACAGTTAGCCATTTGGTAAATAAGGCAAATAAATTACGTTCTTGTATTTTCTATGTTgtact
This window contains:
- the ATP23 gene encoding mitochondrial inner membrane protease ATP23 homolog isoform X2, translating into MGLPTPCPGLFPSHHLHTAFAHCFFNPFLPFSAVNKERHFSCEDCDGNVSGGFDASTSQIVLCQNNIGSQAHMNRVVTHELIHAFDHCRAHVHWFTDVRHLACSEVRAANLSGDCSLVNEIFRLHFGLKQHHQTCVRDRAILSILAVRNISKEVAQKAVDEVFESCFNDHEPFGRIPHNKTYARYAHRDFQNRDRYYSNI
- the ATP23 gene encoding mitochondrial inner membrane protease ATP23 homolog isoform X1, with translation MAGAPDESGPGSAAGEQLQQQHVACQVFPERLAQGNPQQGFLSSFFTNNQKCQLMLLKTLQTNPYVKLLLDAMKHSGCAVNKERHFSCEDCDGNVSGGFDASTSQIVLCQNNIGSQAHMNRVVTHELIHAFDHCRAHVHWFTDVRHLACSEVRAANLSGDCSLVNEIFRLHFGLKQHHQTCVRDRAILSILAVRNISKEVAQKAVDEVFESCFNDHEPFGRIPHNKTYARYAHRDFQNRDRYYSNI
- the ATP23 gene encoding mitochondrial inner membrane protease ATP23 homolog isoform X3; amino-acid sequence: MNRVVTHELIHAFDHCRAHVHWFTDVRHLACSEVRAANLSGDCSLVNEIFRLHFGLKQHHQTCVRDRAILSILAVRNISKEVAQKAVDEVFESCFNDHEPFGRIPHNKTYARYAHRDFQNRDRYYSNI